The Faecalibacter bovis genome includes the window GAAGGAAATGGATAAATTACAAAAACGTGCTGCGAATTTAGCAATATTGAAAAATATGTTTAATGCAGCTGGGTTTGTGCAATATGTTTCGTCTATTTATCTAAAACAATTATGTGATAATGCAAATATTCGATTCCATCGAATGACCAGAAATCAGTTGAGTTTACAGATCAATGAAAACAACGATTTCGAAATTGTTGATTATTTAAACGAAGGCCGCGCTCGTAGCGTTAAAACTTTATCTGGAGGTCAGGCGTTTCAGGTTTCGCTAAGTTTGGCGTTAGCATTAGCTGAAAGTGTACAATCGAATTCGAAGGCAGAACGAAATTTCTTTTTTATTGATGAAGGTTTCGGAACGCAAGATGCTGAAGCAGTAAATATTGTTTTTGAAACGTTAAATCATTTACATAAAGAGAATAGAATAGTTGGTATAATTTCGCATGTAGAAGAGCTGAAAGAACGAATTCCTGTTTCGTTGAATATTGTTAAAGACGAAGAAAAAGGAAGTAAAATAACAATGATAAAATAAAAAACCTTCAACAATTTTGTTGAAGGTTTTTTATTTTATCCGAATATTACGTGGTAAACATCGTTGTTGTTTCTTGGTATATTTCTACATTCAAATCCACCAGGTTGTGAAATAATTTCAACTAAATCAAAAGATTTACAACTTTTTGGTAATCCCTTAAAAAATAAGGTAAAATGCAAGGAAGAACCTTCAGGAATATACGTCCAATTCGGAGCCATTGTAATCCCTTCCGAATGTACCAATTGATAACGAATTCCAGTTGCATTATCAATAATATAGGTGCTTGGCCATATACGAGCCGCATCAGCAAATTCTGTACAATCCATGTGACAATGTACAATAACTTGCGATTCTTCTTCAATTTGTGTTAAAAGCTCAGTAGCGATAAAAACTTCTCTTTCTAACTCAATTTCAGGCATTATTTAGCAATTTTTTTGATGTATAATTCTTCCACTTCTTTACGCGCCCAATCTGTTTTGCGTAAGAATTTTAATGATGATATTAAGCTTGGGTTTTCGTTAAAACATTTAATTTTAACTTCTTTTCCAAGTCCTTCCCAACCACCGTAGTACAATACCAAAGCTTCAATAATATCATCTAATCTTTTGCCGTGCAATGGATTGTTTTTTTGTTCCATAATTCAATAATATCTACAAATTTACGAAAAATATAATCAAGCTTATTTTAAGATAAACTCAATTTCTTTAATTATTTCTTGGTTATCCGCTTCGATAAAATCACGTTTCATTTGATAGAAAATCACACCAGAATCGTGAGTCACTTGAAAAATTTTACTGATATAATCAAAGTTTTTAATCTGATCCATTTCTTTCACTTCTTTCGAAATGATAGTTTCTAAAGTTGATTTAATCTCGCCAATAAGATTATTTTCATCAGGAATTGTTTCGGTGTAAAGTGAGTATGTTTTATCTTCTTCATCTACACTTTCTAATTCGACTAATTGTTTGTAAAGAATTCTATTTTTTGTAATAGGATTTATATTTTCAAACTCATATTCGTGTGGTTTTCCTAATTCTAATGAATGACCATAAAAAAAGTGAAAAGTATTAATTTTATTAACTGCAAATTGTGTAATTACTTCTTCGTTTTGCATTAATAATTTAGAAGCATCCTCAACTTCTTTTCTAACTTTTTTATCGGTAATGGATTCTAACATCATATCCATCGCACGTTTATTAAAATCTACAATTTCATCGATATTTAATAATTCTACGAAAGAACCAAACTCGTCTGTTTTATATTTAAAAACAAAATTTCCAACTTTATGATTCGCAACTAATTGAGCAAGTTGAGGTGGATAATCCGATAAATCAGGCGTGTTTTCCCAATGAATTGTATAAGAAGTAGAATCTTGATCAACGATTTTAATCTTTACATCAAACTTTTTGTCTTTGGTAATAACCGTATCGTTTTTATTAATTTTATATTCTTTTTCAAGTTGTTTGTAATTATATTCTTCACCTTTTTCCCAGTATGCAATAACATTTGCCTTATTTTCTTCTTTAATAAATTGGGCATTTGCTATACAGGTAAATAGTATAAATAATATTGGAAGATATTTTTTCATCAGAATTCGTTTATAGAGTATTAAAACAAAATTATTTTTGTTTTGTTATCAAGTTTAAAATACGTTTTTAATCAATAAAGGAATTATAGTAATTTCATTATTGTGAGCATAAAATTAAGTTAAATATTTAATTAAGAATTAGAGCTTGCTGATAAAAACTTCAGGTTGTTGTATTTTTGTACAAATTTTTAGAAATGAATACTCCTGAAAATAAGGGAAAGTTAAAAAAATTACATTCGAGAAATAGACATTTAGCGTCTTATAATTTCGATAAATTAGTAGCTATTTATCCTCCTTTAAAACAATATATAATTCCAAATAAATCTGGTGAACCAACTATTAATTTTTCTAATAGAGATGGTGTTAAAGCGTTAAATAAAGCGTTACTAAAAACGTATTACGATATTGATTATTGGGAATTACCAGCTGATAATCTATGTCCTCCAATTCCTGGTCGTGCAGATTACATCCACTACATTGCTGATTTACTTGGCGAAAGTAATGGAGGAATTATTCCACGAGGAAAAGACGTTAAAGTTTTAGATGTTGGTGTTGGAGCGAATTGTATTTACCCGATTGTTGGAAATTACGAATATGATTGGAATTTTGTTGGAGCTGAATTAGATTATCAGTCATATAAAAATGCATCAGAAATTGTTCGTAAAAATGCTCGTTTACGTAATAAAGTTGAGATTAGAATGCAATATAATCCAACGAATATCTTTACAAATATTGTAAAACAAGGAGAAAAATTTGAAATTTCGATTTGTAATCCTCCGTTTTTCAAGTCAAATAAAGAGGTGATGGAGCAAACGATGCGTAAATTGAAAAATTTAGGGAACAAATCCGATCAAAAACCAATTCAGAACTTTGGTGGTAATAACTCTGAGTTATGGTGTAGAGGAGGGGAGCGTGTTTTTATTTCGAATATGATTAAGGAAAGTGAAAAGTATAAACATCAATTTAGATGGTTTACAACTTTAGTTTCTCGTAAAGAAAATTTACATCCTCTTAAAAGCATGTTAGAACGTGTAAAAGCTAGAGAAGTTCGTGTGATTAATATGGAGCAAGGAAATAAAATAACTCGTTTATTAGTCTGGAGATTTTAATCTTAATATAATTAATCCTAATTTGTAATGAATTAGGATTTTTTCTTAAAAAGCTATGGAGTATTTAATTTATATTTTAATCGGTATCAATTTAATTACCTATTTGATTTTCGGAATTGATAAAGTAAAAGCCAAAAATAAATCGTGGAGAATTCCAGAAAAGACATTATTTTTTCTAGCATTTATTGGAGGAAGTTTGGGAGCTATAATTGGAATGACACAATTTAGACATAAAACGCAGAAATCTGATTTTAAATCTATCATTTACTTGATTGTTTTTATACAAATAGCTTTGATTTCGTTTATAGGTTATCAATTCTTTAAACAATAAAAAAATCCGATTCTATTGAATCGGATTTTTATGTTTAATATTTATTATTTGAAGTATGCATCAGAAGTACGAGCTGGTCCTTTAACCTCTGGCCAAGTCATTTGTTTACCGTCACGACCGTTTGGTAATACACGACGATCACGATTAACTAATTTTTCTTCTTGATCAGCCATATAAACTAAAGAAGCTGCTAAAATTGCATTACTTTGAATTTCTTCAAATACAATCTTATCATAAGTATCTTTGTTTGTGTGCCAAGTATATGTACCGTAACCCCAGTTTAAAGAGCTTAACATAAATCCTGGTATACCTGCAGCTACGAAAGAAGAGTGGTCAGATCCACCACCACTTGGTAATCCTGGATAATCCGTTTTGATGTGTTTTGTAATATCGTTTGGAACTCCAGCTAACCAACGTGTCATGTATTCGTAAGATTCTTTAAATCCAGATCCGTTAATATTAACTACACGACCAGTTCCGTTATCTAAATTGAAAACTGCTTGAGTGTTTTTTACAATTTCTGGATGATCTTCAACAAATGCACGAGAACCGTTTAAACCTTGTTCCTCAGAACCCCATAAACAGATTAAAATTGTACGTTTATTATTTGGATATAATTTTTTGATTGTACGAATCGCCTCCATCATTGCAACAGTTCCAGTTCCGTTATCAGTTGCACCTTGTGCACCGTCCCAAGAATCGAAGTGAGCAGATAAAATGATGTATTCGTTTGGTTTTTCAGTACCTTTAATTTCACCTACAACATTGTACGCTTTTGTAACTCCGTTGTGTTTTGATTGTGCATTTAAAGTAATTTTAGGAGCCTTTCCATTTTCAGCTAAACGGTATAACATTCCGTAATCTTCATTAGAGATGTCAATCATCGGAATATTCTTAGTTTTAGCACCAAAAATACGGTTAGCACCCATAATTCCTGTCCAATAAGAAATTGCAACAGCAGCAGCACCGTTTTGCTCTAAAACAACTGGTAATGTATTGTTATTGTATCCTGTTAATTTAATTGAATTTGCCCAAGCTTCATTATCAGCTTTACGTTGTGCAGTTACTTTATCGTATAATTCTTCAGTTCCAAATTCTTTATATTGGTAATCTGAACGACCGTAACGTTGATTTTGTGACATTAAAACAATTTTACCTTTAACTTTAGGTAACCAAGCTCTAAATTCAGCTTCTGAAGTAAAAACTGGCATGGCAATAACTTCTGCGTTAATTGGTTTTTTAGTTGCTGGTGACCATGCTAATTGAGTAGCTTCAATATTTTTTGCTCTTGGAAAAGTCATATCAACATGTGTTAATCCGCGTTCCCATGCTTTCCAAGTACCGTAGTCTTCACGACGAGATGTAATTCCCCAACTGTTAAAAGTTTTCATAGCCCAATCTGCAGCTTGATCCATTTGTGGTGAACCAACTAAACGAGGTCCAATTCCGTCTAATAATTCGTGCGAAATTTTCTCTAATTGATTATTGTTTTTGATTTCAGAAACAAATTTCTCAATCGTAGGATCTAGTTTTTGTTGTGGCGCAACTTGTGCTTGTAACGTTATAGCAGATCCGAATATGGCTGCATAAGTAAGTGAATTAATTAACTTCATGTGTATTATTTTTAGCTAAAATAAATGAATAGTAATGGATTTAAAAAGATTTTTGATAAAAATTATAAATTCTTAAGCTCTATTGATAAAATATGACTTGGAATGAAAACAATCTAACTTTTTATCATTTAGAACGATAATAGTAATTGAAGTTATTTTAATAACTATTATTGACTTTTATGAACTACTTTCAAATTTCCGTTTTAAATAATTTTAATATTTTTTGGCAAGTACTTTGTTACTTAATCATAAAATATTTTAATGAAGAAATTTCTTTTATTATCGTTTATTTCGATTTGTTTAGGTTGTTCCAATAACAACAAACAATCGACTGATATTTTTACAAATGAGGATAAAATTTCTTCTACATCAAAAGAGTTAAATTTTGAAATTGCATCCAATTATTTTGTGAAAAATAATTTCAATTCTAATCTAATTGATAAATCATACATAGATTCTGAAACTGTTTTTAATAGTGTTTTTGGTGTAGCCAGAACGATGTCTTCTGAAAGTGTTCCTACTTTAATTGATTTTAATACAGATATTGTAATTCCAATTATTTTGGAACAAACTAATATAGGTTCGACAATATCCGTAGATAGTATTAGAATGAATGGAAATATTATGAATATCAATTATACTGTTACAGAAATTAAACCAATTTCTTATATCATTCAACCAAGTGAGGTTATAATAATTAAAAAGAAAGATATTCTTGATTTTAATAATCTTCAATTACAATTTAAAAAGACAGTAAAAATGTTATAATCAATTTTAGTTAATTGTCTTAGTAATGCGTATTGTACAAAGCTACAATACGCATTGTTGTTTTTCATTGCAAATTGTATTTTGAATAAGCGGTATTGAATACCTAATTTTAAGTAGGGAATAAGTACTATTTCAATCCTTTTTAATTCAATATATATTTGCTGTAAAGATGTAGGTAATTAATTATGATTGAGGAGAATTAGTAATTAGATTTTAGTTTTTTCATTGAAGTTTTAGATAAGTATCAATAGTACAATAACCAACCTATACCTAATTGTATAAAAGCATTACTTATTGAAGTTGAATTTAAACTAATTCTATTAATCAAAATAAATTAAGGAATTTAACAATCACTCCAACAATTATCCTTGTCTTTCTGTAAGGAAAGTACCTTATAAATCAGATTTTATATCGTTATTAATGCATAGTATAAATGTTTTTATCGGGAAAAAATTAGATTTAAAGGTATTTTACCTAGCAGAAAATTATGAATTTAAATTTTATTGAATTTCAACATTTGGTTAGTCAAGTACAAGAAATTATGCAAAATTTAACTGTGGTTCTTTATCAATAATTTTGCAACATAAAGATGATAAATTAGGAAATAGATTTGTAAAGCAATAAACTAAACCTATGATTAAACTATAAAAAGCACAATTCAGTTCTTAATCTCATCTTTAATTTTTTTTATCAAGTTGGGATTTACACGAATACTCTCCAAAGTGTTCTAGATCTCAATAAAAATGAAAGGTTTAGCAATCATCATAAAGTTTAGCTAACCATATTTAGTTGATTTTCAATAGATATAGAAATGACAATTTTTTAAACACTAATTAATTCATTTTTATATAAGGATTTAAATGGTAGGAGTGATTGTTTATCTATTTCTATTTTCAAGAAGTTAAAATTATATTAGATATTAAAATAAATTTATTTCAGTTTGAAAATTTCAATTGAAGTAAACAAATTTATAAGTCTACTTTAAGATATTAAAGTCTACATAATTGAATAATTAGTAGTTTTATATTTAGTTACTATTAGTATTAGGGTACATTAAAGTGTATCCTTTTTTTATAAGCTATAATTAAATAAAAAAACCGACTCTCAAAAGAATCGGTTATATTTTATAAATAAATGAAACTATTATTTAAAGATAGTATTTAGCGTTTGTGCTAAACGTAAACCTCCTTTTAATAACTGTTGTTCCATGTTATATTTGTTATCATAGTGGTAATTGTAACCTAATTTATCGTCCATTTTCACGGTCTTATAAATTACATTTGCTTTTTGGTAAGAATCATAAATCCAATCTGCAAAAGTACCTTCTTGCATTTTTTTACGATCATTTTTAGTTACAATATCTAAAACCTCAGCATATTCTGTATAAGAATAGTTTTCGTAATCTACCAATTTAGAATCCCAAACAGTGTGGATATTAGTTGTATCACGGAACCAACTAACTTTAATTTTGTTACCTCCTAAATCTTCCTCACGTCCTACATGCATTGGTTGATGTGCATCACCCATAATGTGGATTAAGAAATATAAATACTCTTGTTTCTTTTCAAGAGTTAATTCTTTATTATTTTTTAATTCATTAATTAAAAATAAACCTTTCTTGTACATGTTTTCATCAGCTGTACTTTCAATAGCAACATTGTATTGCTCACGGCTCATGTCTCCAGGTATATTTACATAATGGCAAGCGTCTGCGTGTTTCCAGCTTTTGTCTGATTTAATAAAATCTGGCCAGTTTGCCCAATATGCTAATTTTTGAGGACCAATAATTTTAGTTACCTCTTTACGAGCTTTATTAGTCAAGTTATTATCAGCAATTTCTGCAACAACTCTGTGTCCTGTCATTCCCCATGCAGCTGCTTCAGTAGATAGCAATAAACATGTTAATGCGAATGCACTTGTAACTAATTTTTTCATGTATTGTTAAATAATTTGGTGCAAATGTAAGCTTTATCAATTCGATTTTAACAAGGTTTGATAGGATGATTGAATTATTTTATAAAAAAAATAAAAATTTAACATTTCGTTTACATCATTGATGATTAGTCGCTTTCATGTTAATTTCAAGTGCTTTTTAAACAAAAGTATTAAAAATAATTCAGTACTTTGTTTTGCATAATACTATAATTTTCACATATATTTGTATAACAATTTAAAACACAGATAATGAATATAGAGAAAACAAAAGTTCAGATGCGCAAAGGTGTTCTGGAATATTGTATTCTTAGCATTATTAAAAAAGGTGATGCTTATGCATCAGATATCATTGACGAACTAAAAAAAGCGGAAATGATTGTTGTTGAAGGAACTTTATATCCTTTATTAACAAGATTAAAAAATGATAACCTTTTGCAATATCGTTGGGAAGAATCTACAGCAGGGCCACCTAGAAAATACTATGCACTAACTGACGAAGGTGAAACTTTCCTCAGCGAATTAGCAGATACATGGAATCAATTGATTGAAGCAGTTGGTAAAGTAACTAAAGAAACACATAAAAATGGATAAAACAGTATCAATAAGTCTTGGAGGATTTTCATTCATAATCGATGAAAATGCTTACTCAAAATTAAATACCTATTTACAGGATGTTAGGAATTCGTTACGTGGTACAGAAGGGATTGAAGACATTATTGAAGATGTTGAAATCCGTATTTCAGAGTTATTTCGCGAACGTAATAAATACAAAGAAGTTATTAGTAACGACGATGTTGATTTCGTAATCGCTACCATGGGACATCCAAATCAATATAAAGTTGAAGAAGATGAATTCGAAAGTGAAAATACAACGTCAAATTCTGCTTATAACAATTCAACTTATGGTCCACAAAACCAAAGAAGATTATTTCGTGATCCAGACGATAAAATAATTACAGGTCTTTCAGCTGGTTTAGCCCACTATTTAGGTTTAGATCCTTGGGCAGTGAGAGCAACTTGGTTAGTTTTAGGGATTTTAGGAATTTTCACAGCAGGAGTTTCATTTTTATTAGTAGTTTTTTGCTATTTCATTTTATTAATATTTGTTCCGAAGGCACAATCAACTTCTGAAAAGTTGCAGATGTACGGAAAACCAGCGAATATTGATACGATAAAAAAAAACGTCGAACAGGCGGGTGAAGCCGTAGTTTCTGGTGGACGAGAAATTAGTAATAAATTAGGAGGAGCTTTCGGAGTTTTTGGTAAAATGTTACTTTGGTTTATTGGATTCTTGATACTATGTATTGGAATTGGATTAATCATCGGAGGTTTCGCATTGTTTTTCACAACTTGGACTGAAATGCCAACAGAATTATTCGGTTATTTAGTCGAGGAAGAATGGATGAGTATTACATCTAAAATATTAGGTGGTTTATTATTAGTAATTCCAGGAATTTTATTCACAGTTTTAGGCGTTCGTTGTTTTACAAATTTTAAGGCGAGTAAATCTCTAATTTTCGGTTCTATTGCTGTATGGTTTGTAGCGCTATTCGCGATTATTGGTATTTCTTTATCTACGGCAAGTAAATTTAGAAATTCGGTAGAAACAACAAAAGAACAAACGATGAATATCGCATCGGATACGTTGGTCGTAAATTTTAAAGAACATAGTGCCAAAAACTATAAATACAAAACATTTAATGATATTGATCAATTGATTGATGAAGAAGGAAATTTAATAATTCCTATTCGTGATGAGTTTGATATTAAAGAAAGTTTTGATAATTCTTTCAGAATTGAAGTCAAATATTCATCTAAAGGAGGAAGTAATGTAGAGGCTAAGAGGAATTTAGAATCAATAGTTTATAATTACGAAATTAATGGTAATGAATTAAACTTAGACGAGTTCATTAAAATTCCTAAAAATGGAAAATTCAGAAATCAAACAGTAGACATCACATTATTTGTCCCAGCGAATAAATATGTTCATGTACGAAAAGCTGAATCAGTTCATGTATATTCAGGTGGAAATTACGATTCAGAAGAATATTATTATGATATACACAATAAATTATACCTAAATAATGGTAGAAATATTGTATGTTTGAATTGTGAAAATGAGGATTCTCATGACCATGAAAATTATGATACTTACAATAACGATGGTAGCGTAAATATTAAAATTAATGATGGTACTGATTCTGCAAAGGTAATAATCGACCAAAACGGAATTAGAGTAAAAGGGAAAGATGGATCTGTAGGTATAAACGTAGATTCAAATTCTAAATCAAAAAATAGAAACAACCAAATAAACTATAAAGATGATACAGATTCTATTAACATTAACTACAGAAATAATTAAAACAATTGTTACTTTCTTTATTTAAGAAATTAAAAATATAACTTTTAATATTGAAAAGGATAGCTTTATAGCTATCCTTTTTTTGATTTAAATTGTAAAATAATTCTATTTTTATATGAATGTATAATTACATTTACAAACCTCTTAAAATGTGTATCGAATGAAAAAGTTTATCGGTAAATTAATGTTAAGTACAATAGGATGGAAGCTAGATAATCATTTAGATTTATCTAAAGTGGATAAATGCGTTTTAGTTTGCGCTCCGCATACGTCCAATTGGGATTTTTATTTCACAATTGCTGCATTTTGGCAGATGGGA containing:
- a CDS encoding S1/P1 nuclease; amino-acid sequence: MKKLVTSAFALTCLLLSTEAAAWGMTGHRVVAEIADNNLTNKARKEVTKIIGPQKLAYWANWPDFIKSDKSWKHADACHYVNIPGDMSREQYNVAIESTADENMYKKGLFLINELKNNKELTLEKKQEYLYFLIHIMGDAHQPMHVGREEDLGGNKIKVSWFRDTTNIHTVWDSKLVDYENYSYTEYAEVLDIVTKNDRKKMQEGTFADWIYDSYQKANVIYKTVKMDDKLGYNYHYDNKYNMEQQLLKGGLRLAQTLNTIFK
- a CDS encoding PadR family transcriptional regulator, with amino-acid sequence MNIEKTKVQMRKGVLEYCILSIIKKGDAYASDIIDELKKAEMIVVEGTLYPLLTRLKNDNLLQYRWEESTAGPPRKYYALTDEGETFLSELADTWNQLIEAVGKVTKETHKNG
- a CDS encoding M20/M25/M40 family metallo-hydrolase gives rise to the protein MKLINSLTYAAIFGSAITLQAQVAPQQKLDPTIEKFVSEIKNNNQLEKISHELLDGIGPRLVGSPQMDQAADWAMKTFNSWGITSRREDYGTWKAWERGLTHVDMTFPRAKNIEATQLAWSPATKKPINAEVIAMPVFTSEAEFRAWLPKVKGKIVLMSQNQRYGRSDYQYKEFGTEELYDKVTAQRKADNEAWANSIKLTGYNNNTLPVVLEQNGAAAVAISYWTGIMGANRIFGAKTKNIPMIDISNEDYGMLYRLAENGKAPKITLNAQSKHNGVTKAYNVVGEIKGTEKPNEYIILSAHFDSWDGAQGATDNGTGTVAMMEAIRTIKKLYPNNKRTILICLWGSEEQGLNGSRAFVEDHPEIVKNTQAVFNLDNGTGRVVNINGSGFKESYEYMTRWLAGVPNDITKHIKTDYPGLPSGGGSDHSSFVAAGIPGFMLSSLNWGYGTYTWHTNKDTYDKIVFEEIQSNAILAASLVYMADQEEKLVNRDRRVLPNGRDGKQMTWPEVKGPARTSDAYFK
- a CDS encoding VF530 family protein; amino-acid sequence: MEQKNNPLHGKRLDDIIEALVLYYGGWEGLGKEVKIKCFNENPSLISSLKFLRKTDWARKEVEELYIKKIAK
- the rlmF gene encoding 23S rRNA (adenine(1618)-N(6))-methyltransferase RlmF; protein product: MNTPENKGKLKKLHSRNRHLASYNFDKLVAIYPPLKQYIIPNKSGEPTINFSNRDGVKALNKALLKTYYDIDYWELPADNLCPPIPGRADYIHYIADLLGESNGGIIPRGKDVKVLDVGVGANCIYPIVGNYEYDWNFVGAELDYQSYKNASEIVRKNARLRNKVEIRMQYNPTNIFTNIVKQGEKFEISICNPPFFKSNKEVMEQTMRKLKNLGNKSDQKPIQNFGGNNSELWCRGGERVFISNMIKESEKYKHQFRWFTTLVSRKENLHPLKSMLERVKAREVRVINMEQGNKITRLLVWRF
- a CDS encoding PspC domain-containing protein → MDKTVSISLGGFSFIIDENAYSKLNTYLQDVRNSLRGTEGIEDIIEDVEIRISELFRERNKYKEVISNDDVDFVIATMGHPNQYKVEEDEFESENTTSNSAYNNSTYGPQNQRRLFRDPDDKIITGLSAGLAHYLGLDPWAVRATWLVLGILGIFTAGVSFLLVVFCYFILLIFVPKAQSTSEKLQMYGKPANIDTIKKNVEQAGEAVVSGGREISNKLGGAFGVFGKMLLWFIGFLILCIGIGLIIGGFALFFTTWTEMPTELFGYLVEEEWMSITSKILGGLLLVIPGILFTVLGVRCFTNFKASKSLIFGSIAVWFVALFAIIGISLSTASKFRNSVETTKEQTMNIASDTLVVNFKEHSAKNYKYKTFNDIDQLIDEEGNLIIPIRDEFDIKESFDNSFRIEVKYSSKGGSNVEAKRNLESIVYNYEINGNELNLDEFIKIPKNGKFRNQTVDITLFVPANKYVHVRKAESVHVYSGGNYDSEEYYYDIHNKLYLNNGRNIVCLNCENEDSHDHENYDTYNNDGSVNIKINDGTDSAKVIIDQNGIRVKGKDGSVGINVDSNSKSKNRNNQINYKDDTDSININYRNN
- a CDS encoding DUF1294 domain-containing protein, whose amino-acid sequence is MEYLIYILIGINLITYLIFGIDKVKAKNKSWRIPEKTLFFLAFIGGSLGAIIGMTQFRHKTQKSDFKSIIYLIVFIQIALISFIGYQFFKQ